ATTTTCTGTGACCGTATCCATCGCAGCAGAAATAATCGGCGTGTTTAGATATTTTCCTCGTGCAAACAAAGATCGGGGCACGACTTCAGTCGGCGTGATTTCAGAATATTGTGGAAGAAGAAGAATATCGTCAAAAGTTAAGGCATAAGGCACTTGGCGTTCCATAAACTCACTCCTGGCAGGGTTTCCCCATTCTGAGATGAATCGCCTCAGAGTTCAAGCACTTCAGTCTTGGTACCAGGTTTTGTAGAGCAAATAATTATCCGCGGATTTCTCAAGAAGATCGACTTCCTCGTCTGTGAGCGATCTTTTCACTTTGCCAGGACGTCCCACAACCAGACTGCGCGGAGGAATCTGAGTTCCCTCAGTTAAAAGAGTGCCAGCTCCAATTAAACAATGTTCGCCCACCTTCACACCGTCCATCACGATGGAACCCATGCCGACCAAAGTGCCACGACCGATTTCGCAACCGTGCAACATAACCAAATGTCCAATAGTCACGCGATCATGAAGCGTCGTTCCCCATTTTCCATAAGTGCCGTGAATCACACTTCCGTCCTGAACATTGACCTCTTTGCCAATACGAATCGGCATCACGTCACCACGAATGACCACGTTGTACCAAATCGAAGATCCCTCACCGATTTCAACATCACTGATCAGACGCGCATTATCCGCAATAAAAACATTTTCAGCGACAACCGGAGACATACCACGGGCACGAACAAAGATATCACTCATAAAAACCTCTTCTCCCAAAAGGTACGCCGTACCTTTTTGTATTGCAACGCAAGATTTAACGCAAACTTCGCACGTTGTTTCGTGCGGCATGTGCATGATGCTTTACGTGATGATTTTCTTCATATTCTGCGAGAATCTGTTCGATCTGCGGTCGTTCTTTCATCCCGTCAGCAAAACCGATTTCAATAAGCTGTTTGCAGTATGTCGGAGTAAACAGCAGGTAACTCAACATCTCGCTTGATTCCTCTAAAGATCCCGGACCGCGCAAGAGATAGCGAATCATGCGAGGAAGCTCGCCACTTTTTTTGGCGGCAATTTCTGAAAAATCTACGGAAGGTGAAATCCAAAGGCTTTTGACTTCACGCAAAGCCACGCGCTTTCTTTCTTGCGGAGTTAATAAAGAATAACTCTGGTTGATTTGTTCAATCCTTTGAATATCAGATTCAAGCCCATCCATCATCACGGCGTTCATCAAGACGTTGGCTACTTTCGACACCGTCGGAACTTCTCCGGACTCACGATGATGATATGTGAACGACGTATCTTGTTTTCGTCGCACACCGATCGCAATAAGATGATCTGCACCCATGTAAATCGCAGGTCCACAGGGAGATTGGTTGCGAATGCACCCATCGCCAAAATAGCGTTCGCCGATTTTTATCGGCGGAAATAAAAGCGGAATCGCTGAAGAAGCCATGATGTGTTCAACACCCAAAACCGCGCGCTCACTGCGATGCATACCTCGCTCCCAGGGTTCAATATCTGGAGCTCCCTGAAAAAAGGTCACCGTGGAAATGCTGTCGTAATCCAAAGCGGAAATGCCGACGGATCTTAGATGTCCTTGTTTGATCTTTTTCTCTATTTCCGGGAAGTGACATTTTTCAGAGAGGAAGCTATGCAATGGATGCGTGCTCAGCAAAGATCTTAAGGCCTGATCTTTTCTAAATCCACCCAACGAAATTTCCGTCATCCATTGCAAGCCTCCACGAGATAGCGCCATGAGATCTGCATAGAAAACCTGATCACTGTCGATGTGACTCCACAGACCTGTGAGTTCCTTGGAGCTTTCAACAAAATTTCCGGGATGAGCAACTAAAAGACCCACATTGATGGCACCGGCGCTGACGCCGGTATAAATCTTAAACGGATCTGGTATTTTAAGTTTGCTTGCGATATGCGAAAGAGCAGCCAGAACTCCTGCCTGATAAGCTCCCCGCGCACCACCGCCTGAAAGAACGAGTCCGAGTTGGGACATAGTGTGCTCCTTCAAACTTTTATTTTAAGCGTGTCTGAAGGGAAAGAAAACTTGTTACTTGGCTTTAGAGACAATCCACACAAGATCATTTTCAAGCAGCGTAAAGCTTGCCCTTGGTCCAAGAATTCTTTCAGCACCGCGCTCTACACCGACCACCATACCGTGATATTTTTCACGGATGCCGCTCTCACGAATGGTTTTTTCTTTGTAGGATGACGTGTCGGTCACTACAAAGGAACTCAGCTTATAGTCCTCTTGGCCTTCGCGGTCGATAGCGTGATGATTTTTTTCATCTTCAAGAACCGTGTGGAACTTTTGCAGTTCTTCTTCACTGCCGAAACAAATCAATTTGTCATACGGCCACAAGACAAATTCTCCATCCGGAGCAAAGTATCTGTGCGAGCCGCGGAAGACCGCTGCCACTGTCACGCCGTAAGTTTCTTTAAACGATTGCTCGCGCAAAGTTTTTCCAACTAAAGATGAATCCGGGGAGACTTCATAATTTCCAAGACTTGTTTCCCACGGAAGAATATTTTTTGCGACATCAGAACTGATAAGCTCTTTACGTTCTTTTTCAGTTAAGTTCTTTAAGAAATTTTTCTCAATAAACTGATACAGGCGGCGCACCCACAAAGGACCGACGACAATCAAGACCACCAAAACTCCGGCCGTCAATCCTGAAGCCATTTTCAAAGTCACGAATTGCGCAAGGATGGCTCCCAACAAGACCAACCCCAAAACAATACGCCCGATGAAAATTCCAAATTGCAAGCCACGGAGTTTTTGCAACTCTTCAAACTCTCGCTGGGCTTTCAATGATGGGCCTCCCATCACAATTCCCCAGAAGAACGGAGCAGAGATCGCAAGACAGATGAACAACGACACAGCTCCCGCCCATGGACTTTCTTGCAAGTAACTTTGCACTTCTTGATTAAGCAACGTTTTGTAAGCACTGATAATCGCAATCACGATCACCGTGTTGAGAAGAATTTTTACGCCGTAGGTTTTCATAATCAAAGAACCCACGCCATTTTTTCCTTCTTGAGAGAAAGAACTTTGATAGCGATCCAAGGATCTTTGCACGCCTGCAGGAAGCTTGCTGTCCACCCAACGATAGAGCGGCTCAGAGATTTTAATCAGATACGGAGTCGTAAATGTCGTCACCGCAGAAACGGCAATCGCCAAAGGATAAAGGAAATCGCTTGTCACCTTCAACGTCACCCCCAAAGAGGCGATGATGAAAGAGAACTCTCCGATTTGCGCAAGACTCATCCCGGCTTGAAAAGCTTTCTTGCGCGTTTGTCCCGAAAGAAGAGCGCCCAAGAAGGAGCAAATAAATTTCCCGACAATCGTGACCAATGTCACCAGAATCACAAGATCCCAGCGCTCAATCAAAACTTTCGGGTCAATCATCATACCGACAGAGACAAAGAACACGGCCGCAAAAAGATTTTTTACCGGTTGAAGGACATGTTCCATCTTATGACCTTCGGGAGTTTCGGCAAGAAGCGAACCCATTACGAACGCGCCCAACGCTGGGGAAAATCCTACACCCGCTGCGATCATCACCATCATAAAACACAAACCGATGGAGACCAGAAGCATGGTTTCATCTTCTAAAAGATCACGAATTTTACGAAGAAAAATCGGGATCAGGAAAATACCGACGACAAACCACAAGGCGATATAGAATAATAATCTTAAAGCGGAGAAGGCCAAATCCGCTCCCGAAATAGCTTCACTTCCCGATACGGCTGTTAACAAGACCAAAAGCAGGATCGCAAGAATGTCTTCAACAATAAGGATACCGAAAACCAATTCGACATACTTTTGCCCGCGCAGTCCTAATTCTTGAAACGCACGCACAATAATCGTGGTGGACGACATGGAAAGAATCGCACCAAAGAACAAGCTATCGATATTGTTCCAACCAAACATGCGGCCTACAACAAAACCAAAGCCCATCATCGCGACGACTTCGAAAATCGCCGTAAAACCTGCAGAGCCGCCCACTTTAAATAATTTTTTAAAGCTAAACTCAAGACCCAAGCTAAATAACAAAAAGATCACGCCGATCTCGGACCAGACCTTAATGCTTTCGTTGTCGGTCACGGTAGGAAAAAACGGAACGTGCGGACTTACTAAAAGACCCGCAATCAAATAACCAAGTACCTGAGGTTGTCCGAGTTTTTTAAAGAGCAGCGTCGAGAGCGCTGCGATCATCAAAATAAAGCCAAGATCCGTAATCAAATGAGGTAGATGATGCATGCCCCATATTTACAAAAACTAATTCAGATAGCCAGACCCTTTGTCTAACAAACCTATATTTTGCAGTTTTTGTGCACCGCTCTCGACTTCCGCACTCATGATGCGCGAGCGACCGATGAAATTCTTTGTCGCAAAAAGAGGCACATTCAAATAAAGACACAAAGACATCGCTTCATCAGCGCGAAGTTTCATGGAACTCATTTGTGGATGTCCACTCATGTAAAGACGCAAATACTGATGCGACCCTCGGATTTCAACAAAGACCGCTTGTTTAATTTCGATGCCTAAGGATTCCATCAACTGAGACGTGAACTTATGCGGAGACGATTGCAAAATCGATTTATTCGATTGCGACAACGCGACACCAGCATCAATCGGAGTCACCGCCACAGGCAATGTGTATTGATGAGCTTCGTCTTTTAAAAGTAAAAACGGGCGTGACACATCTGTTGTCACGGACAAACCATAAGGGAAAAGTTGCACCAAATCACTTTGATGAAAAGTTTCCTCTTCCTGCGACTGCTGTGCAAAGATGATCTGAGATTTAAGGTTATTTAAATCCAAAATATCTTTCATGATTTAAATCAATTCTCCTCTGAATACCGCCGGGAACGCTTTTGTGATTTTCACGTCCACTGTTTTACCAATCAAGTCAGGTGAACCCAAGAAGTGCACAAGTTTGTTTCCTGTACTGCGACCTTGGATCTTGCCGTGTTCGCGGTCTACTTGCTCAACCAAGACTTTCATCGTTTGACCTTCGTAGCGTTTTACCAACTCAAAAGCCATCTTGTCGTGAGCATCAAACAGACGATTCAAACGATCTGTTTTAACGTCTTCATCCACTTGCTCCTCAAACTTCGCCGCCTTCGTGAAAGGACGCGGAGAGTATTTAAATGCGAAGATCGTTTCAAAGCCCACTTGTTCAACCATCGTCACTGTGTCTTGAAATTCTTCTTCAGTTTCACCAGGGAAACCCACGATGATATCTGTTGAGAAAACCACATTCGGAATGGTCTTCTTAAGCATCGCGATTTTTTCCAAGTAGTGCTCACGCGTGTAATTGCGGTTCATGCGATCGAGGATGCGCGAGTTTCCGCTTTGGAATGGAAGATGGATGTACTCCATCACCTTGTCCTGGTGAGCCGCCATTGTGTCAGCAAGCTTCTGATTGAAATCTTTTGGATGAGACGTCGTATAACGAATTCTTTCGATATCCGTTTCCGTTGCAACTTTCGCAAGAAGATCCGCGAAGTCCAAACCTTCTTCGGCTTTGTAGGAATTCACGTTTTGGCCCAACAAAGTGACTTCCTTCACTCCGCGTTTCACGAGATGACGGATGTCCGTAAGGATGTGCTGAAGAGGACGAGATTTTTCACGACCGCGAGTGTAAGGAACTACACAGAACGTACAGAAATTATCACAACCTTTTGTGATGTTTACGAATGTCGCCACACCTGGATTTCTCACCATCGTTTCGATGTGATAAGGCGCACGGTGTTCGAATTTCGCGTTGATCAAACGCCTTTCACCTTCAAAAGATTTCGCCACCAAGTTTGGCAAATTGTCGATTTGATCTGTTCCGAAAACGAAATCGATCATCGGTTGATTTTTGATCAGGTTTTCTTTTTCTTGCTGACCAACACAACCGCCGACGCCGATTTTAAGTCCCGGATTTTTCTCTTTCATTTTTCTGAAAGTGCCGACCTCGGAATAAACTTTATGCACAGGTTTTTCGCGCACACTGCAAGAGTTGATGATGATCAAAGACGCGTCTTCAGGCTTGTCCACGGGAGTGAAGTTTTGCATCTCCAAAAGAGAATACATTCTCTCCGTGTCATTCACGTTCATTTGGCATCCGTACGTGGAAATGTACACACCACGGCCTTGTCCGACATCGTGATTTTGATTAAGGCTTTCAGGGTTTTGCGTTGTGTTTTCCACGGACTCTTACCTCTTGTGTCATTAAAGAAAGTGAGTTATAGAGGAGGCTTCGAAAAATGTCAAAAAAATGCCAGAAAGGCATTTTTCGCGTAGCCCCCGAAGGGGGTGGAGGGCAGGAGCCCGTAACAAAACGGCATTATGCTATATGGAGGCATTCCGATGAACCCTCGCCTTAAAAGCTCAAAAAAATGGACTGCATTCCCTAAAGAATACTCAGATCAGATTCAGGCCGTTTTTAAAGAAAATTTCGCGCAATATCTTGAAGAAGGTGAACTTATCATCGAAGGCCGTATCTACACCGAAGAAATTATGCTTCGCGTCGGATACCTAGAAAAAGGCCGTCTTGCGCAAGCCAACTTCGAAGTTTCCATGAATTATTCTCAAGATGACGCCGACGCCGTTAAAAGAATCCACAACTGCGTAGACGCAGCCGCCAGCATGATGATGGAGTACTTTGAAAACGACGGCGAAGTCGACTTCCCGTACACATGGAAAGAATATCCATTCCAAGGCAAAAAACTTTATCTTCAATTCTCGACGGAAAATTCTTCTTTAGAAGCTCAAGCCAATAAGCTTTTGGGCGTCGATGATGAATCTCTTTATCACGATGAAGATGAATCCGATGAAGACGCGCTTTCTCGCGCAGAACAAAGCGAAGAACTTTCTCCTCCCCGCGATGAAGATGAAGATTTTTCTTCTGAAGAAGACGAGGAAGATGAAGAGTCCGACAGCGAAGATCGCGGCCCCCGCATGTTCAGTGGTAAAAAATCAAAAAAGAAAGACGATCTTCACTAGAAGACTTTTCCGCAAGAGCCTACACCTGTTGTGGCCATGACTTTCTCTTCAAATTTAGAGAGTTCAGCCACCATCAGCTTGCCTTGGGCTTTTGCCATTTTACGAAGCTGCATAGGGCCTACGGGCTTTCCCAGCTTTTCCAAAGCTTCAACTTGTACCTGCAGGGCCGCTCTTAATTTCGGTGTCATCACGTCATTAAGAAATACAAAGAAAGCCATTTGTTTTACATTAATCGCATCGGGAATTTGATCAATCATACCGACTTTACCTGCAAATTCTTTCGGAAGAATTCCAGACGCCGCCATCTTTTTAAGAGCTTCTTTGTCGATGGGTTTTGAAGAGATTAAATTTAAAACTTCAGCGACGCGTTTTAACGTTTCTCGATTGTTTGCGACCTCACTTAAAAAAGCATCCACGATCGCCATTTCAATACGGTCTTGCGAAAGTTTAGAAACATCAATGCGAGCGCCAACAAGTTTAAATTCAGAATTAAGTTCCAGATCTCCTGGAGCCGGCACCTTATTCGTATTCATATTAAGAACCTTTAAAAGTTCTTCGCGACTTTTTGAAATCGGACTCCAAACCGATTGAGTGTAAGGATTTTGTGGCCCGGAAAAACCGCCACGCAAATACAATTCATAAGAAACGGCAGAGCAGAACATCCCACGCTCATTCACATTTCCCGGAGTCATCGAGAAGTCATATTTGTAAGCCGCTTTGTTAAAGGGATCTCCACCTGTCCGCTCGTACATTTCTTTAATCATGTTTTCCGCACCGGCTTCGACTTTCCCTTGCACGGAATTATCGGAGCCTTGATAGCGATAAATATACATACGTGTCTTAGAACCTTCGATATAGTCTTTCGCCATCTTACGAAGCTTCACTCCGTCTTCAACATCCGCTTCTGGTGACAGCAACTCGCCTTGGCCGTCGATATAAACCGGCGTCGAGTGCGAATAGATATGCGGATGATCCATAGTTAAGGCAATAAAACTAGATGACCCAAAGCCCGTCGCCTTAGAAAGAACCACGTCTCCCGTTTGCACTTGGAAATTCCTTAAAGAAGCAAGTTTCGCCGAACTCGTCGCCTTACCTGCAAGACTTATTTCAGAAGGGAAATTTGCAAACTTTTTACTTCCGGCATAAAGACTTTCTTCAGCCAGCATCTGCATAAGGAATAATGAATCCTGACGAGATTTCATCCCCATGGATTTTTGCGTACGAAGTTCTTGGCGTAATTCCAAAAGCAAAACACCGAGGTTACGGTAGTCTTCCGCCGTTACAAGTTTTGCGGACTCCACCACCGTTTTGATACTTTTAAAAACATGCTGCTCATTTTTTGCTTGAGAAAGAGCCACCATTAAAGGCTCGCGCAATTCTTGAACACTCAAGCCACTGGATTTTCCATGCATCAAAAGCTTCGTCCAAGAATCGATCCCGATGTTTTCAAGCCCGTGAAGGTTGGCTCCTTGTGTCTCGCTTTGAGGCAGACGAACCGTCGACGCGTAGACTGGCACCGTCAGTGTTAAAGCCATCAACACAGAAAACGATTTTACAAGGGGTTTAGACATAAAGAACCTCCATGGAAAATGAAGATTCAAGCTGTGCGCCAAGCTACCTTAGCTTGCGCCCTGTGCGCCCAGCGCAAAAAAGAAGCCCGCAACCTGTAAAGGACTGCGGGCCAACCCCCTCGAAGAGAGATTTTAAATTTTAAGAATTAAAGAGCTCTTGCGCGAGCTTCGATTTCTGGAACTTCATCAAGGTGATTTTTAGCTTCCATGATGAGTTGGATGGCGTCTTTTTGAAGAAGACGGCCTGCTGCCATTTTCTCGCAAAGAAGAGCTTCCAATTGATCTGTGATCTGATACACGCTCTCGTGCTGTGGCCACAAGTTTTTCACGTCGTTAGCTCCACCCATGCAAAGTGGGATGTAGTGATCGATCTTGAAAGCTTGGCGTTTCATAGAGCGAGTTCTGTAACCGATTTGATCGTACTTTTGGAAGATGCCTGCTTTTGTTGATGAAGACACATCACGTTCGCAGTATTTTATTTTTTCAGGATATCTATAAGAATCAGGATGAGAGCAAAGAACACCAGGAGTCAAAGCTGCATCCGGTCCCTTTGGAAAATTCTCACCAGCGTGAGAAAGAGTTGAACACAACAACACCGTTACGAAAAGAGCAGCGCCCTTAAACATTTCCCCTCCAAATAGACTGCCATTACGGTGGCAGGTAGAAACGTCAGACCAATCTCTGACTTATACTTGAGTAACTGCGGTTAGTCCTACCGATCAGATTTCTCATTTGCAATGAAAAATGTACGCGATCCAACGAATAACGCAGGGGGTTTAAGTCGCCAAAGGCATAAAAAAACCCTCTTAAGTTTATTTTAAGAGGGTTTTGGAAAGATCATTCTTATATTTAAAGATTAATACTCGTCGTCTTCAACACCGCTTCCACCGTTGTCGCCCATTCCGCGGACTTCTTCGATGAAGGCACTTGTATCCTCTTCAAACTCGTTATCCTGTGCTGATTCGTCGATCTCAAGCTCTTGGATAGCAGCCAAGAAGTCTTTTTCCGTGCGAAGATCTCTGCGGATCATCTCAAGGAATTTATCTGGGTAACGGGAAGTCAATTCTTCCACGTAACGCTCTAGTTTTCCATCAGCCAAGATCTTCTTACGAACTTGGATTTTCTTCCAGAAAAGAAGGTAATGATAACGGCAGTACGCATCCACAGCAGCTATTTGATCGCAATCACGAGCGCGGCAGTAACGGCGGCCTTCAGCATCAGTCAGAATAATTTCTTCATCTGTCTTCGGCTTTTCTTCGCCTGTCCACTCTTCGTCGACTTCGACTTCTTCGTCCGCTTCCTCAACAGCTTTTAATTCCTCTTCGTACTCGCCAATCTCATCACCCATGAGGTCGTCATCGGCGATAAAGTCGTCATCCAAATCGGATTCTTCTTTTTCCTTACCTTTGCCTTTACCTTTTTTTGCCGCTTTCGCTTCCTTTTTAGGAGCTTTTTCAGCAACAGCCGGTTGAGGAGAAGCCTTTTTACTTTCCTTAACTTCCTTCGCCTCTTTCACTTCTTTAACAGGTTTTGCCGCAGA
This region of Bdellovibrio sp. BCCA genomic DNA includes:
- a CDS encoding patatin-like phospholipase family protein, whose amino-acid sequence is MSQLGLVLSGGGARGAYQAGVLAALSHIASKLKIPDPFKIYTGVSAGAINVGLLVAHPGNFVESSKELTGLWSHIDSDQVFYADLMALSRGGLQWMTEISLGGFRKDQALRSLLSTHPLHSFLSEKCHFPEIEKKIKQGHLRSVGISALDYDSISTVTFFQGAPDIEPWERGMHRSERAVLGVEHIMASSAIPLLFPPIKIGERYFGDGCIRNQSPCGPAIYMGADHLIAIGVRRKQDTSFTYHHRESGEVPTVSKVANVLMNAVMMDGLESDIQRIEQINQSYSLLTPQERKRVALREVKSLWISPSVDFSEIAAKKSGELPRMIRYLLRGPGSLEESSEMLSYLLFTPTYCKQLIEIGFADGMKERPQIEQILAEYEENHHVKHHAHAARNNVRSLR
- a CDS encoding cation:proton antiporter codes for the protein MHHLPHLITDLGFILMIAALSTLLFKKLGQPQVLGYLIAGLLVSPHVPFFPTVTDNESIKVWSEIGVIFLLFSLGLEFSFKKLFKVGGSAGFTAIFEVVAMMGFGFVVGRMFGWNNIDSLFFGAILSMSSTTIIVRAFQELGLRGQKYVELVFGILIVEDILAILLLVLLTAVSGSEAISGADLAFSALRLLFYIALWFVVGIFLIPIFLRKIRDLLEDETMLLVSIGLCFMMVMIAAGVGFSPALGAFVMGSLLAETPEGHKMEHVLQPVKNLFAAVFFVSVGMMIDPKVLIERWDLVILVTLVTIVGKFICSFLGALLSGQTRKKAFQAGMSLAQIGEFSFIIASLGVTLKVTSDFLYPLAIAVSAVTTFTTPYLIKISEPLYRWVDSKLPAGVQRSLDRYQSSFSQEGKNGVGSLIMKTYGVKILLNTVIVIAIISAYKTLLNQEVQSYLQESPWAGAVSLFICLAISAPFFWGIVMGGPSLKAQREFEELQKLRGLQFGIFIGRIVLGLVLLGAILAQFVTLKMASGLTAGVLVVLIVVGPLWVRRLYQFIEKNFLKNLTEKERKELISSDVAKNILPWETSLGNYEVSPDSSLVGKTLREQSFKETYGVTVAAVFRGSHRYFAPDGEFVLWPYDKLICFGSEEELQKFHTVLEDEKNHHAIDREGQEDYKLSSFVVTDTSSYKEKTIRESGIREKYHGMVVGVERGAERILGPRASFTLLENDLVWIVSKAK
- a CDS encoding gamma carbonic anhydrase family protein codes for the protein MSDIFVRARGMSPVVAENVFIADNARLISDVEIGEGSSIWYNVVIRGDVMPIRIGKEVNVQDGSVIHGTYGKWGTTLHDRVTIGHLVMLHGCEIGRGTLVGMGSIVMDGVKVGEHCLIGAGTLLTEGTQIPPRSLVVGRPGKVKRSLTDEEVDLLEKSADNYLLYKTWYQD
- the miaB gene encoding tRNA (N6-isopentenyl adenosine(37)-C2)-methylthiotransferase MiaB produces the protein MENTTQNPESLNQNHDVGQGRGVYISTYGCQMNVNDTERMYSLLEMQNFTPVDKPEDASLIIINSCSVREKPVHKVYSEVGTFRKMKEKNPGLKIGVGGCVGQQEKENLIKNQPMIDFVFGTDQIDNLPNLVAKSFEGERRLINAKFEHRAPYHIETMVRNPGVATFVNITKGCDNFCTFCVVPYTRGREKSRPLQHILTDIRHLVKRGVKEVTLLGQNVNSYKAEEGLDFADLLAKVATETDIERIRYTTSHPKDFNQKLADTMAAHQDKVMEYIHLPFQSGNSRILDRMNRNYTREHYLEKIAMLKKTIPNVVFSTDIIVGFPGETEEEFQDTVTMVEQVGFETIFAFKYSPRPFTKAAKFEEQVDEDVKTDRLNRLFDAHDKMAFELVKRYEGQTMKVLVEQVDREHGKIQGRSTGNKLVHFLGSPDLIGKTVDVKITKAFPAVFRGELI
- a CDS encoding bifunctional nuclease family protein yields the protein MKDILDLNNLKSQIIFAQQSQEEETFHQSDLVQLFPYGLSVTTDVSRPFLLLKDEAHQYTLPVAVTPIDAGVALSQSNKSILQSSPHKFTSQLMESLGIEIKQAVFVEIRGSHQYLRLYMSGHPQMSSMKLRADEAMSLCLYLNVPLFATKNFIGRSRIMSAEVESGAQKLQNIGLLDKGSGYLN